One Mycolicibacterium goodii genomic region harbors:
- a CDS encoding 4-hydroxy-3-methylbut-2-enyl diphosphate reductase — MPPTINMGIPGASSSVSGGGRSQVSGKRVLLAEPRGYCAGVDRAVETVERALEKHGAPVYVRHEIVHNRHVVETLAKAGAIFVDETDEVPEGAIVVFSAHGVAPTVHQSAAERNLKVIDATCPLVTKVHNEAKRFARDNYDILLIGHEGHEEVIGTAGEAPDHVQLVDGPESVDAVTVRDESKVIWLSQTTLSVDETMETVRRLREKFPTLQDPPSDDICYATQNRQVAVKAMAPECELVIVVGSRNSSNSVRLVEVALNAGSDAAHLVDYAEDIDPTWLDGVTTIGVTSGASVPEILVRGVLERLAEHGYDTVQPVTTANETLVFALPREIRPPRR; from the coding sequence ATGCCGCCAACTATCAACATGGGTATTCCCGGTGCCTCGAGCTCGGTGAGTGGCGGTGGACGGTCGCAGGTGTCCGGCAAGCGCGTTCTGCTGGCGGAGCCCCGTGGTTACTGCGCTGGTGTCGACCGTGCCGTCGAGACCGTGGAGCGCGCGCTGGAGAAGCACGGCGCCCCGGTGTACGTCCGCCACGAGATCGTTCACAACCGGCACGTCGTGGAGACCCTGGCCAAGGCAGGCGCGATCTTCGTCGACGAGACCGACGAGGTGCCCGAGGGCGCCATCGTGGTGTTCTCCGCGCACGGCGTCGCACCGACGGTGCACCAGTCCGCTGCCGAGCGCAATCTCAAGGTCATCGATGCGACGTGTCCGCTGGTCACCAAGGTGCACAACGAGGCGAAACGGTTCGCGCGCGACAACTACGACATCCTGTTGATCGGCCACGAGGGCCACGAGGAGGTCATCGGCACCGCCGGTGAGGCACCCGACCACGTGCAGCTGGTCGACGGTCCGGAGTCGGTCGACGCGGTGACGGTGCGCGACGAGAGCAAGGTGATCTGGCTGTCGCAGACCACGCTGAGCGTCGACGAGACCATGGAGACCGTCCGCAGGCTGCGGGAGAAGTTCCCGACGCTGCAGGATCCGCCCAGCGACGACATCTGCTACGCCACGCAGAACCGGCAGGTGGCGGTCAAGGCCATGGCCCCCGAATGCGAGCTCGTGATCGTCGTGGGTTCGCGGAACTCGTCGAACTCGGTACGGCTCGTCGAGGTCGCGCTGAACGCGGGCTCCGACGCCGCGCACCTGGTCGACTACGCCGAGGACATCGACCCGACCTGGCTCGACGGTGTAACCACGATCGGCGTCACGTCCGGTGCGTCGGTGCCCGAGATCCTCGTGCGCGGTGTGCTGGAGCGGTTGGCCGAACACGGCTACGACACCGTGCAGCCCGTCACGACCGCCAACGAGACGCTGGTGTTCGCCCTGCCGCGAGAGATCCGTCCGCCGCGCCGCTGA